Proteins found in one Paenibacillus dendritiformis genomic segment:
- a CDS encoding tyrosine recombinase → MQHPIEECIERYEQHVTQERRMSSHTRAAYLRDIRAFLGADTMSGLDSIAAIRPFHVNQYVFQLKREGRAASSISRLVASIRSFCHFCIREGWLDLDPTLGLERPKPEAKPPEILSPEDTERLLRLPDLATEQGIRDRAMLETLYATGMRVSELMAMNVGDVQPKLGFVRCASANRERVIPLGQAAAEAIQRYLDESRPRLLGEGRAHGDETTRNGAAAEIQEEALFLNVRGQRMSRQGFWKTIKKYAEHLELPFPLTPHTLRHSFAVHLLQNGADVRAVQEMLGHTELATTQRYIAQMSRTSMKDVYTHAHPRARTSSVGEEK, encoded by the coding sequence ATGCAGCATCCGATAGAAGAGTGCATCGAACGTTATGAACAGCATGTAACGCAGGAGCGGCGAATGTCTTCACATACCCGAGCCGCGTACCTGCGGGATATTCGCGCGTTCCTGGGAGCGGATACGATGAGCGGACTGGATTCGATTGCGGCAATCCGGCCTTTTCACGTGAATCAATATGTATTTCAGTTGAAGCGGGAAGGGCGGGCCGCATCGAGCATTTCCCGCCTTGTCGCTTCGATTCGCTCCTTCTGCCATTTTTGTATCCGCGAAGGATGGCTGGATCTTGATCCGACGCTCGGGCTGGAGCGGCCGAAGCCGGAAGCAAAGCCTCCTGAGATTTTGTCGCCGGAGGATACCGAACGGCTGCTCCGCCTGCCTGATCTTGCGACAGAGCAAGGCATCCGCGATCGCGCCATGCTGGAGACGCTGTACGCGACTGGCATGCGCGTGTCTGAGCTGATGGCGATGAATGTCGGCGACGTGCAGCCCAAATTGGGCTTCGTGCGCTGCGCTTCCGCGAACCGGGAGCGGGTCATCCCGCTTGGACAAGCTGCGGCAGAGGCGATTCAGCGCTACTTGGATGAGTCGCGGCCCCGGCTGCTCGGCGAAGGGCGGGCTCACGGAGACGAGACTACACGGAACGGCGCCGCTGCGGAGATTCAGGAAGAGGCGTTATTTCTCAATGTGCGCGGACAGCGCATGTCCCGGCAAGGGTTTTGGAAGACCATCAAGAAATATGCGGAGCATCTGGAACTGCCATTTCCGCTTACGCCGCATACGCTGCGCCATTCATTCGCCGTGCATCTGCTGCAGAACGGGGCCGACGTGCGCGCTGTGCAGGAGATGCTCGGCCATACGGAATTAGCCACGACGCAGCGGTATATCGCACAGATGTCAAGAACGAGCATGAAGGATGTATACACACACGCGCATCCGCGCGCGAGAACATCATCAGTCGGGGAGGAAAAATAA
- the sigF gene encoding RNA polymerase sporulation sigma factor SigF produces the protein MKADVKQSSQSYLDDAEVKRLIALSQAGDAVARETLVNCNIRLVWSVVQRFINRGYEPDDLFQIGCIGLLKSVDKFDLTYDVKFSTYAVPMIIGEIQRFLRDDGTIKVSRSLKEMANKVRKMKDELSKRLDRLPTIKEVADELGITPEDVVFAQEANKPPSSIHETVFENDGDPITLMDQIADDSQDRWFDKLALNEAIEGLSERERLIVYLRYFRDQTQSEVAGRLGISQVQVSRLEKKILQSIKAQIAQ, from the coding sequence ATGAAAGCTGATGTGAAGCAATCGTCGCAAAGTTATTTGGACGACGCAGAAGTGAAACGTCTAATAGCGCTGAGCCAAGCGGGTGATGCCGTGGCTCGCGAAACGCTGGTCAATTGCAACATCCGGCTTGTATGGTCGGTCGTGCAGCGCTTTATTAACCGCGGGTACGAACCGGATGATTTGTTCCAAATCGGCTGCATCGGCTTGCTCAAATCGGTCGACAAATTCGATTTGACCTATGACGTCAAATTTTCCACCTATGCCGTGCCGATGATTATCGGAGAGATTCAGCGCTTTCTCCGCGATGACGGGACGATCAAAGTGAGCCGTTCCTTGAAGGAAATGGCGAACAAGGTCCGCAAAATGAAGGACGAGCTGTCCAAGCGGCTCGATCGTCTGCCTACCATTAAGGAAGTCGCGGACGAACTGGGCATCACGCCGGAAGATGTTGTCTTCGCCCAAGAGGCGAACAAGCCGCCGAGCTCGATTCACGAGACCGTCTTCGAGAATGACGGGGATCCGATCACCTTGATGGATCAGATCGCGGATGATTCCCAGGACCGCTGGTTCGACAAGCTCGCGCTGAATGAAGCGATTGAAGGCTTGAGCGAACGGGAACGGCTCATCGTCTATTTGCGCTATTTCCGCGACCAGACGCAGTCGGAGGTAGCCGGCCGGCTCGGCATCTCCCAGGTGCAAGTATCCCGGCTGGAGAAAAAAATATTGCAGTCCATCAAGGCGCAAATTGCGCAATAG
- a CDS encoding S8 family peptidase — translation MRNLTRMLQAVVHEKPARHTVRKIIVLKDRKSFNACVRELKKQGIVPVKQVKSACMLCCHVHPHAKLAELMKHPSVRRVENDARVRAHAVGRGWRSSSTRVRSIKRNHSTAKGQTASMQQIPWGVKRIQAPKVWPSTRGKGIRIAIVDTGISPHPDLRISGGINTIRPGASYDDDNGHGTHVAGTAAALGRGHLLYGTAPEAELYAVKALDEKGEGYVSDIVEGVEWCIRNRMDVINLSLGLNGPSKLLRNTIRRAHRQGIVLVASAGNNGKDAEAIDEPAIYPEVIAVAATDRLNCIASFSSRGGGIDVAAPGADICSTSYQGGFAEDSGTSMAAPHVSGTAGLMLAACPGMLPEQIRSALVHTSQRLRGEPVTAQGAGLINAQKAVAYTAKAKHHAEKSVNPALPAALTAGRPARKKPTPSRQPAPSAAAAAVSGEWRKAAGAASRKQRSPNLSRNSIQHRLNKPRRR, via the coding sequence ATGCGCAACTTAACCCGCATGTTACAAGCCGTCGTGCACGAGAAACCTGCCCGGCACACGGTACGGAAAATCATCGTGCTAAAAGATCGAAAAAGCTTCAATGCGTGCGTTCGCGAGTTGAAAAAGCAGGGCATCGTTCCCGTGAAGCAGGTAAAATCGGCCTGCATGCTATGCTGTCATGTTCATCCTCATGCCAAGCTGGCCGAATTAATGAAGCATCCCAGCGTACGCAGAGTCGAGAATGATGCCCGTGTGCGGGCTCATGCGGTTGGTCGGGGTTGGCGTTCTTCTTCCACTAGAGTGCGTTCCATAAAGCGGAACCATTCCACAGCCAAAGGTCAAACAGCTTCTATGCAGCAAATTCCATGGGGTGTCAAGCGGATTCAGGCGCCCAAAGTCTGGCCGTCAACCCGGGGCAAGGGCATTCGGATTGCGATTGTCGATACAGGTATCTCACCCCATCCGGATCTTCGCATCTCCGGGGGGATCAACACGATTCGCCCAGGGGCATCCTATGACGACGACAACGGCCACGGCACCCATGTGGCAGGTACGGCCGCAGCGCTCGGCAGAGGACATCTCCTGTACGGCACAGCTCCCGAAGCAGAGTTGTATGCAGTCAAAGCACTGGATGAAAAAGGCGAAGGGTATGTATCCGATATCGTAGAAGGTGTGGAATGGTGCATTCGGAACCGCATGGATGTCATTAATCTGAGCCTCGGTCTGAACGGCCCCAGCAAGCTGCTTCGCAACACGATCCGCCGCGCCCACCGCCAAGGCATCGTTCTCGTCGCTTCCGCCGGCAATAACGGCAAGGATGCCGAAGCCATCGATGAGCCGGCGATCTATCCGGAAGTGATTGCGGTCGCGGCGACCGATAGGCTCAACTGCATTGCCAGCTTCAGCAGCCGCGGCGGAGGAATCGATGTCGCAGCCCCCGGCGCAGATATCTGTTCAACGAGCTATCAGGGCGGCTTCGCCGAAGATTCCGGGACCTCGATGGCGGCGCCGCATGTCTCGGGCACGGCCGGATTAATGCTGGCCGCTTGTCCCGGCATGCTGCCGGAGCAGATTCGCTCCGCGCTGGTTCATACTTCCCAGCGATTGCGCGGGGAGCCAGTGACGGCCCAGGGCGCGGGACTCATCAATGCCCAGAAGGCAGTCGCGTATACGGCAAAAGCAAAGCACCACGCGGAGAAATCGGTCAATCCCGCCCTGCCGGCAGCGCTTACAGCAGGCCGTCCGGCGAGGAAGAAGCCGACTCCTTCGCGGCAGCCCGCTCCATCCGCGGCCGCAGCAGCCGTGTCAGGCGAATGGAGGAAGGCGGCAGGGGCCGCCTCTCGCAAGCAGCGTTCGCCAAATCTGTCAAGAAACTCCATCCAACACAGATTAAATAAGCCTCGACGTCGTTGA
- a CDS encoding pyrimidine-nucleoside phosphorylase encodes MRAVDIIHKKREGHELTAEEIRFLIQGYSSGEVPDYQIAAWAMAVFFQGMTASETASLTLEMARSGDQIDLSSISGVKVDKHSTGGVGDKTSLILAPLVAAAGVPVAKMSGRGLGHTGGTIDKLESIPGFQVELEREQFFKQVNDIGVSLIGQTGNITPADKKLYALRDVTATVESIPLIASSVMSKKIAAGADAIVLDVKTGSGAFMKTLDDSIALAQAMVDIGTDTGRQTIAVISDMDQPLGHLIGNSLEVEEAIQTLRGEGPRDLHRLCIVLGAHMLVLGGVARDAAEAEARLEQLIADGSALGKLKELIAAQGGDASVVDQPERLPHARDRIEVKAESGGTVAAIQAEEIGIAAMLLGAGRETKDSVIDLSVGIDLRAKVGDAVNAGDVLAVLHVNDASRLEEAAQKIIQAYRITSEARAAAPLVYAIVTKDGVERFV; translated from the coding sequence ATGAGGGCAGTCGATATCATTCACAAAAAACGGGAAGGTCACGAGCTGACCGCTGAAGAAATTCGTTTTCTCATTCAGGGCTACAGCAGCGGCGAGGTGCCGGATTATCAGATCGCTGCTTGGGCGATGGCTGTTTTTTTCCAAGGGATGACGGCGAGCGAGACGGCGAGCCTCACGCTGGAGATGGCGCGTTCGGGCGATCAGATCGACCTGAGCTCGATCAGCGGCGTCAAGGTCGACAAGCATTCGACAGGGGGCGTCGGGGACAAGACATCCTTAATTCTCGCGCCGCTCGTCGCCGCGGCAGGAGTGCCTGTGGCGAAGATGTCCGGGCGCGGTCTGGGCCATACGGGCGGAACGATTGACAAGCTGGAGTCGATTCCAGGCTTCCAGGTCGAATTGGAGCGGGAGCAATTTTTCAAGCAGGTGAACGATATTGGCGTCTCTCTTATCGGGCAGACCGGCAATATTACCCCGGCGGACAAGAAGCTGTACGCTTTGCGTGACGTGACGGCCACGGTCGAATCGATCCCGCTCATTGCCAGCTCTGTCATGAGCAAGAAGATCGCGGCCGGAGCTGACGCCATCGTGCTTGATGTGAAGACGGGAAGCGGCGCATTCATGAAGACACTGGATGACTCGATTGCCCTCGCGCAGGCCATGGTCGATATCGGCACGGATACGGGACGGCAGACGATTGCGGTCATCTCGGATATGGACCAGCCGCTCGGCCATCTTATCGGCAATTCACTCGAAGTGGAGGAAGCGATACAGACGCTGCGCGGCGAAGGTCCGCGCGATTTGCATCGTCTCTGCATCGTGCTGGGCGCCCATATGCTCGTGCTGGGCGGTGTCGCCCGGGATGCGGCTGAAGCGGAAGCGCGCCTGGAGCAATTGATTGCGGACGGTTCAGCGCTTGGGAAGCTGAAGGAGCTTATTGCGGCCCAGGGCGGAGACGCGTCGGTCGTGGATCAGCCAGAACGGCTGCCGCATGCCCGGGATCGCATCGAAGTGAAGGCGGAATCCGGCGGCACGGTAGCGGCGATTCAAGCCGAAGAGATCGGCATTGCCGCCATGCTTCTCGGAGCCGGAAGGGAGACGAAGGATTCCGTTATCGATCTGAGTGTCGGCATCGATCTCCGCGCCAAGGTGGGAGACGCCGTGAATGCAGGCGATGTGCTGGCCGTGCTTCATGTCAACGATGCTTCGCGTCTGGAGGAAGCGGCACAGAAGATTATCCAGGCGTACCGGATTACTTCCGAGGCGAGAGCGGCGGCGCCGCTGGTATACGCTATCGTCACGAAGGACGGCGTAGAGAGATTTGTCTGA
- a CDS encoding Fur family transcriptional regulator: MEARIEKIKQQLQSQGYKLTPQREATVRVLLENEEDHLSAEDVFMLVKEKAPEIGLATVYRTLELLNELHVVEKLNFGDGVARYDLRGDNNKHHHHHLICVQCGSMQEIQEDWLGPLEERLEREFQFHVVDHRLDFQGICRECQEKERLRKESSSNDES, encoded by the coding sequence ATGGAAGCGCGTATTGAGAAGATCAAACAACAACTGCAATCCCAAGGGTACAAGCTGACACCCCAGCGTGAAGCAACCGTTCGCGTTCTTCTCGAGAACGAAGAGGATCACCTCAGCGCGGAAGATGTATTCATGCTAGTGAAGGAAAAGGCCCCTGAAATCGGTCTTGCCACCGTGTACCGGACATTGGAGCTGCTGAATGAGCTGCACGTGGTGGAAAAATTGAACTTCGGGGATGGTGTAGCCCGTTATGATTTGCGCGGCGATAACAACAAGCATCACCATCATCATTTGATCTGCGTCCAATGCGGTTCGATGCAAGAGATACAGGAAGACTGGCTAGGCCCGCTGGAGGAGCGACTGGAGAGGGAGTTTCAATTCCACGTCGTCGACCATCGGCTTGACTTCCAGGGCATATGCCGGGAGTGCCAGGAGAAGGAGCGCCTTCGCAAGGAATCTTCATCGAACGATGAATCATAA
- a CDS encoding DUF4227 family protein → MIVSLRKVWNRLKFVALFLLLTYAMAHLLGSVSDWISPVDKYREPQGKAMKVFQIEGATDIEPHTFKERLRLFYWLGE, encoded by the coding sequence ATGATCGTATCGCTTCGCAAAGTATGGAACCGGCTCAAGTTCGTGGCGCTCTTTTTGCTCTTGACGTATGCGATGGCCCACCTGCTGGGAAGCGTATCCGACTGGATATCTCCTGTCGATAAATATAGAGAGCCGCAGGGTAAAGCGATGAAGGTGTTCCAGATTGAGGGGGCGACGGATATCGAGCCCCATACGTTCAAGGAACGCCTTCGCCTGTTTTATTGGTTAGGGGAATAA
- a CDS encoding purine-nucleoside phosphorylase produces the protein MSQAYEHIQEAASYIQSRTSVRPEIGLILGSGLGVLADLVENPVTIPYREIPHFPVSTVEGHAGDLLIGTIEGRAVVMMKGRFHMYEGYGPEVTAFPVRVMKAIGAEKLLVTNAAGGINTGYEPGDLMVISDHLNLTGRNPLIGANDSRLGVRFPDMSQAYSPRLRQLAKVTADDQGFSLREGVYAGLLGPNYETPAEIRMLRTMGADAVGMSTVSEVIVASHAGLEVLGISCISNMAAGILDQPLSHDEVMETADKVKDAFLKLVLALIPKM, from the coding sequence ATGAGTCAAGCTTATGAACACATCCAGGAAGCGGCATCCTATATTCAGAGCCGTACCAGCGTCCGTCCGGAGATCGGGTTAATTCTCGGCTCGGGTCTTGGCGTGCTGGCCGATCTTGTTGAGAATCCCGTCACGATTCCTTACCGGGAGATTCCGCATTTTCCGGTATCTACCGTCGAAGGCCATGCGGGAGACCTGCTGATCGGCACGATTGAAGGACGTGCGGTCGTCATGATGAAAGGGCGCTTCCATATGTATGAAGGCTACGGTCCGGAAGTGACGGCGTTCCCGGTGCGGGTCATGAAGGCGATCGGCGCGGAGAAGCTCCTCGTCACAAATGCGGCCGGCGGCATCAATACGGGCTATGAGCCGGGCGATCTGATGGTCATTAGCGACCATCTCAACTTGACGGGCCGCAATCCGCTTATCGGGGCGAATGACAGCCGTCTGGGCGTCCGCTTCCCGGATATGTCCCAGGCGTATAGCCCGCGGCTTCGTCAGCTGGCGAAGGTCACGGCGGACGATCAGGGCTTCTCGCTCCGCGAAGGGGTCTATGCCGGGCTGCTCGGACCGAACTATGAGACGCCGGCCGAGATCCGCATGCTGCGCACGATGGGCGCGGACGCGGTAGGCATGTCGACCGTCTCGGAAGTCATCGTCGCCAGTCATGCGGGCCTTGAGGTGCTGGGCATCTCCTGCATCAGCAACATGGCGGCGGGAATTCTCGATCAGCCTTTGTCCCATGATGAGGTGATGGAGACGGCAGATAAAGTGAAGGACGCCTTCTTGAAGCTGGTACTGGCACTGATTCCGAAAATGTAA
- the spoIIAA gene encoding anti-sigma F factor antagonist, with protein MNLQVELEHRRNVLITRLRGELDHHTSEIVRMQLDEAIQRGQVNHVVLSLSELTFMDSSGLGVILGRYKQIKGRGGKMAVCDLNPAVRRLFELSGLFKIMHVYDNERQALLGLEDVS; from the coding sequence ATGAACTTGCAGGTGGAATTGGAACACCGGCGCAATGTACTGATCACCCGTCTGAGGGGAGAGCTGGATCATCATACATCGGAAATTGTACGTATGCAGTTGGATGAAGCGATTCAGCGCGGACAGGTGAACCATGTGGTGTTGAGCTTGAGCGAATTGACCTTCATGGACAGTTCCGGTCTGGGGGTCATTCTCGGCAGATACAAGCAGATTAAGGGCAGAGGCGGAAAGATGGCCGTCTGCGACCTGAACCCTGCCGTACGGCGGTTATTCGAGCTGTCGGGCTTGTTCAAAATCATGCATGTCTACGATAACGAGCGCCAGGCGCTCCTTGGATTGGAGGACGTATCATGA
- the spoIIAB gene encoding anti-sigma F factor: MSGHSNKMSLEFSSRSENEAFARVAVAAFVAQLDPTLEELTDLKTVISEAVTNSIIHGYDNNPEGIVTITAEIEGDQIMLTVSDRGHGIEDVELARQPLFTSKPDMERSGMGFTIMENFMDEFEVTTELGAGTTIRMKKRIESKKALYN; this comes from the coding sequence ATGAGTGGACATTCGAACAAAATGTCATTGGAATTTTCCAGCCGTTCGGAAAATGAAGCGTTCGCCCGCGTCGCCGTGGCAGCCTTCGTTGCGCAGCTGGATCCGACCCTGGAAGAGCTGACGGATTTGAAAACCGTAATTTCCGAGGCGGTGACGAACAGCATCATTCATGGATATGACAACAATCCGGAAGGCATCGTGACGATTACGGCGGAAATCGAGGGCGACCAGATTATGCTAACGGTTTCCGACCGGGGTCATGGTATTGAAGATGTCGAACTGGCCAGACAACCGCTGTTTACATCCAAGCCGGACATGGAACGCTCGGGCATGGGCTTCACCATCATGGAGAACTTCATGGATGAATTTGAAGTGACGACCGAATTGGGCGCCGGTACCACCATCCGCATGAAAAAGCGGATCGAATCCAAAAAAGCGCTCTACAATTAG
- the ald gene encoding alanine dehydrogenase — MKIGVPKEIKTNERRVALTPSGAHALVQDGHQVIVERGAGVGSGFEDEEYVRVGAVIAPDAAAVWGESDLIVKVKEPLPEETAFFRSNQMLFTYLHLAAAPYLAEALVQSGMCSLAYETVQLPNGKLPLLTPMSEIAGKMSVQIGSHLLESYVGGRGVLLGGVPGVPPGEVVIIGGGAVGTNAAKIALGMGARVTILDLNIDRLRELDDLFEGRVTTVVSQPFYVEEAVRHADLLVGAVLVPGAKAPRIVSEDMVKQMKPGSVIVDVAIDQGGSIATMDRVTTHEHPTFVKHGVVHYAVANMPGAVPRTSTLALAHATLPYVRKLASLGLEEAIHRAPELRGGLTTYEGGVVHRVVAEALGYEARPEPFPSA, encoded by the coding sequence ATGAAAATTGGAGTGCCTAAAGAAATCAAAACGAATGAGCGACGCGTCGCCTTGACCCCTTCGGGAGCCCATGCGCTTGTGCAGGACGGTCATCAGGTCATCGTGGAACGCGGAGCCGGCGTAGGCAGCGGATTTGAGGACGAGGAATATGTCCGGGTCGGCGCAGTCATTGCGCCGGATGCCGCCGCGGTATGGGGCGAATCAGATCTGATTGTCAAGGTCAAGGAACCGCTGCCGGAGGAGACGGCCTTTTTCCGGTCCAATCAAATGCTGTTCACGTATCTTCATCTGGCAGCCGCTCCTTACCTGGCGGAAGCGCTTGTCCAATCCGGGATGTGCTCGCTCGCTTATGAGACGGTGCAGCTCCCGAACGGCAAGCTGCCCCTGCTGACTCCGATGAGCGAGATCGCCGGCAAAATGTCCGTGCAAATCGGAAGCCATCTGCTCGAATCGTATGTAGGCGGACGGGGCGTGCTGCTCGGCGGCGTACCGGGTGTTCCGCCAGGAGAAGTCGTTATCATCGGCGGCGGGGCGGTCGGCACGAACGCGGCCAAAATCGCGCTTGGCATGGGTGCCCGGGTAACGATTCTCGACCTGAACATCGATCGGCTGCGCGAGCTGGACGATTTGTTCGAAGGGCGGGTGACGACCGTTGTCTCTCAGCCGTTCTATGTGGAAGAAGCGGTCCGCCATGCGGATCTGCTGGTCGGAGCGGTTCTCGTGCCGGGCGCAAAGGCACCTCGCATCGTGTCGGAAGATATGGTCAAGCAGATGAAGCCCGGCTCGGTTATTGTCGATGTCGCCATTGATCAGGGCGGCTCGATCGCGACAATGGATCGCGTGACGACGCACGAGCATCCGACCTTCGTCAAGCATGGCGTCGTCCACTATGCGGTCGCCAATATGCCGGGCGCCGTGCCGCGCACGTCAACGCTGGCCTTGGCGCATGCTACGCTCCCGTATGTGCGGAAGCTGGCTTCATTGGGGTTGGAGGAAGCGATTCATCGCGCGCCTGAGTTGAGAGGCGGCCTCACGACGTACGAAGGCGGCGTCGTTCACCGCGTCGTCGCGGAAGCCCTTGGCTACGAGGCGCGTCCGGAGCCGTTCCCGTCCGCTTAA
- a CDS encoding D-alanyl-D-alanine carboxypeptidase family protein, translating into MKNRLYRVACSALLSASLMTTGAAAAFADVPPWTGTEEPSQATSSTGAAEVQLAEHARSAILMDADTGTIIFQKNSHDRLPPASITKIMTMLLVMEAIDEGKLKPTDKVTTSEYAASMGGSQIFLEPGEEMTVDEMMKGIAMASGNDASVAMAEKVAGSEKAFVQMMNEKAKELGMKDTHFENSNGLPADNHYTSAYDIALMSQALLQYPGVTKYTGAYEDYLRQNTDKKFWLVNTNKLVRFYQGADGLKTGYTSEAKFCLSATAKRDNLRVIAVVLGEPNTKTRNAEVTQMFDFTFAQYMNVPILKKGDTIGSIRVEKGMVESLDLVAQRPYHVLLKKGGSKDNVHFKLESPESIKAPIEKGQSLGKIIVYQGDKAIREYPVEATESVAKAGWWTLFKRTCGKLFFVK; encoded by the coding sequence TTGAAGAATAGGCTATATAGAGTGGCATGTTCCGCATTGCTGAGCGCAAGCCTGATGACAACCGGCGCCGCTGCAGCGTTCGCCGACGTGCCGCCATGGACCGGAACGGAAGAGCCTAGTCAGGCCACTTCATCAACGGGCGCAGCAGAAGTGCAGCTGGCGGAACATGCACGCTCGGCCATACTGATGGATGCGGATACGGGTACCATCATTTTTCAGAAAAACAGCCATGATCGGCTGCCGCCGGCCAGCATTACGAAAATCATGACGATGCTGCTTGTGATGGAAGCGATAGATGAAGGCAAGCTGAAGCCGACGGATAAAGTTACGACCAGTGAGTACGCGGCATCAATGGGTGGCTCTCAAATCTTCCTCGAGCCAGGCGAAGAAATGACGGTTGATGAAATGATGAAGGGAATTGCAATGGCTTCAGGCAACGATGCTTCGGTCGCCATGGCGGAGAAGGTGGCAGGATCGGAAAAAGCATTCGTGCAGATGATGAATGAGAAGGCCAAAGAACTCGGCATGAAGGATACCCACTTCGAGAATAGCAACGGTCTTCCTGCGGACAATCATTATACATCCGCGTATGACATCGCTCTAATGTCTCAAGCCTTGCTTCAATACCCGGGGGTCACGAAATATACGGGGGCTTACGAAGATTACCTGCGCCAGAATACCGATAAAAAGTTCTGGCTTGTCAACACGAACAAGCTGGTCCGGTTCTACCAAGGGGCGGACGGCCTGAAAACGGGATACACCTCGGAAGCGAAGTTCTGCCTGTCTGCCACGGCCAAGCGGGACAATCTGCGTGTAATCGCGGTCGTGCTTGGTGAGCCGAATACGAAAACGCGCAATGCTGAAGTGACGCAGATGTTTGATTTCACATTTGCCCAGTACATGAACGTCCCGATTCTGAAAAAGGGCGACACCATCGGCAGCATTCGGGTGGAAAAAGGGATGGTGGAGTCGCTTGATCTGGTGGCCCAGCGTCCTTACCATGTGCTGCTCAAAAAGGGCGGATCCAAGGATAACGTCCATTTCAAGCTGGAGTCTCCGGAATCCATCAAGGCGCCGATCGAGAAAGGCCAGTCGCTTGGCAAAATTATCGTGTATCAAGGAGATAAAGCGATCCGCGAATACCCTGTCGAAGCAACCGAGTCTGTAGCGAAAGCTGGCTGGTGGACGCTGTTCAAACGGACGTGCGGAAAGTTGTTTTTTGTCAAATAA
- the spoIIM gene encoding stage II sporulation protein M — MKPASYSFRPQLHLYLFVSILFLVGVVFGALLVNALTLEQQQDLGSHLGHFFVMLDGDSPSPDRTGMFAESAMLYGKWIGLIALLGFSIIGFPLVLVLVFAKGIFIGFTVGTLIGQYGWKGMLFAFASVAPHNLLAIPLILIASVASITFATYILKNRVFMPKVQSLREPLGRFVLVQTSAAAGMAVVAAVMTWVSPSLMKLAAPLLAGAVSGG; from the coding sequence ATGAAGCCGGCATCATATTCATTTCGTCCGCAACTTCATCTATATCTTTTTGTCTCGATTTTGTTCTTGGTCGGCGTCGTGTTCGGGGCGCTGCTGGTCAATGCGCTGACGCTGGAGCAGCAGCAGGATCTGGGCAGTCATCTCGGTCACTTCTTTGTCATGCTGGACGGAGATAGTCCATCTCCGGATCGGACCGGGATGTTCGCCGAATCCGCCATGCTGTACGGCAAATGGATTGGGTTGATCGCGCTGCTGGGCTTTTCGATCATCGGCTTTCCGCTTGTCCTTGTGCTTGTCTTTGCCAAAGGAATCTTCATCGGCTTCACGGTGGGCACGCTGATCGGCCAATACGGATGGAAGGGGATGCTGTTCGCCTTCGCTTCGGTCGCCCCGCATAATTTGCTGGCCATACCGCTTATCCTGATCGCCAGCGTCGCTTCGATTACGTTCGCGACGTATATACTGAAGAACCGGGTCTTCATGCCCAAGGTTCAGTCGCTGCGCGAGCCGCTAGGCCGCTTCGTTCTCGTTCAGACGTCGGCGGCCGCCGGAATGGCCGTCGTCGCCGCCGTCATGACCTGGGTATCCCCCTCCTTGATGAAACTGGCCGCCCCGCTGCTTGCCGGAGCGGTATCCGGAGGATGA